One window of Pocillopora verrucosa isolate sample1 chromosome 9, ASM3666991v2, whole genome shotgun sequence genomic DNA carries:
- the LOC131771151 gene encoding calmodulin isoform X2, whose translation MADQLSEEQIAEFKEAFSLFDKDGDGTITTKELGTVMRSLGQNPTEAELQDMINEVDADGNGTIDFPEFLTMMAKKMRETDSEEEIREAFRVFDKDGNGFISASELRHVMTNLGEKLTDEEVDEMIREADIDGDGQVNYEEFVKMMTSK comes from the exons ATG GCTGATCAACTCTCAGAGGAACAAATTGCAG aattcaAAGAGGCTTTCTCACTCTTTGATAAGGATGGAGATGGCACAATCACCACCAAGGAACTTGGAACAGTGATGAGATCTCTCGGACAAAACCCAACTGAAGCAGAACTTCAGGATATGATTAATGAAGTAGATGCAGATG GTAATGGAACAATTGACTTTCCAGAATTTCTTACCATGATGGCCAAGAAGATGAGAGAAACTGACAGTGAAGAGGAAATCAGAGAGGCTTTCCGAGTGTTTGATAAAGATGGCAATGGTTTTATCAGTGCCTCTGAGTTGCGACATGTGATGACAAACCTGGGAGAGAAACTTACAGATGAAGAAGTTGATGAGATGATTCGAGAAGCAGACATTGATGGAGATGGACAAGTCAATTATGAAG AGTTTGTTAAGATGATGACAAGCAAGTAA
- the LOC131771151 gene encoding calmodulin isoform X1, giving the protein MYYFNAKADQLSEEQIAEFKEAFSLFDKDGDGTITTKELGTVMRSLGQNPTEAELQDMINEVDADGNGTIDFPEFLTMMAKKMRETDSEEEIREAFRVFDKDGNGFISASELRHVMTNLGEKLTDEEVDEMIREADIDGDGQVNYEEFVKMMTSK; this is encoded by the exons ATGTATTATTTTAATGCTAAA GCTGATCAACTCTCAGAGGAACAAATTGCAG aattcaAAGAGGCTTTCTCACTCTTTGATAAGGATGGAGATGGCACAATCACCACCAAGGAACTTGGAACAGTGATGAGATCTCTCGGACAAAACCCAACTGAAGCAGAACTTCAGGATATGATTAATGAAGTAGATGCAGATG GTAATGGAACAATTGACTTTCCAGAATTTCTTACCATGATGGCCAAGAAGATGAGAGAAACTGACAGTGAAGAGGAAATCAGAGAGGCTTTCCGAGTGTTTGATAAAGATGGCAATGGTTTTATCAGTGCCTCTGAGTTGCGACATGTGATGACAAACCTGGGAGAGAAACTTACAGATGAAGAAGTTGATGAGATGATTCGAGAAGCAGACATTGATGGAGATGGACAAGTCAATTATGAAG AGTTTGTTAAGATGATGACAAGCAAGTAA
- the LOC131771137 gene encoding uncharacterized protein isoform X1 — MAALSVQVKTNLAKFSEREKKHFREAFELFDHDGSGFITTDEIGVVMRRLGQNPSPSELEDLIRDVDADNSGHIDFNEFLVMMSQTKEKGQQAELRQAFRLFDADDDGFITFEDLKRVMRVTGESLSEKELKDMFTKADINKDSLVDMKEFTRIVSNE; from the exons ATGGCAGCTCTATCGGTGCAAGTCAAAACCAATCTG GCCAAGTTTAGCGAGAGGGAAAAGAAAC ATTTCCGTGAGGCCTTTGAACTCTTTGATCACGATGGAAGCGGTTTCATCACCACTGACGAGATAGGAGTTGTCATGAGGAGACTGGGACAGAATCCGTCCCCATCGGAATTGGAAGACTTGATCAGGGATGTGGATGCCGATA ACAGTGGCCACATTGACTTCAACGAGTTTCTAGTCATGATGTCTCAGACAAAAGAGAAAGGTCAGCAGGCGGAATTGCGCCAGGCCTTCAGGCTCTTTGATGCAGACGATGATGGTTTCATCACGTTCGAGGATCTGAAGAGAGTTATGCGTGTCACTGGAGAAAGTTTGTCggaaaaagaattgaaagacATGTTCACAAAGGCAGATATTAACAAGGATAGCCTTGTTGATATGAAAG AATTCACCAGGATTGTGAGCAACGAATAA
- the LOC131771137 gene encoding calmodulin-like isoform X2 gives MAKFSEREKKHFREAFELFDHDGSGFITTDEIGVVMRRLGQNPSPSELEDLIRDVDADNSGHIDFNEFLVMMSQTKEKGQQAELRQAFRLFDADDDGFITFEDLKRVMRVTGESLSEKELKDMFTKADINKDSLVDMKEFTRIVSNE, from the exons ATG GCCAAGTTTAGCGAGAGGGAAAAGAAAC ATTTCCGTGAGGCCTTTGAACTCTTTGATCACGATGGAAGCGGTTTCATCACCACTGACGAGATAGGAGTTGTCATGAGGAGACTGGGACAGAATCCGTCCCCATCGGAATTGGAAGACTTGATCAGGGATGTGGATGCCGATA ACAGTGGCCACATTGACTTCAACGAGTTTCTAGTCATGATGTCTCAGACAAAAGAGAAAGGTCAGCAGGCGGAATTGCGCCAGGCCTTCAGGCTCTTTGATGCAGACGATGATGGTTTCATCACGTTCGAGGATCTGAAGAGAGTTATGCGTGTCACTGGAGAAAGTTTGTCggaaaaagaattgaaagacATGTTCACAAAGGCAGATATTAACAAGGATAGCCTTGTTGATATGAAAG AATTCACCAGGATTGTGAGCAACGAATAA
- the LOC131771367 gene encoding uncharacterized protein has protein sequence MSSQVSPRNMASESLHSRQNKADTFVVSIPDDANGNQLVLKKLNEIYSPALKLLKLFGAYYGQTNLKHLECMPTSRRGKQIFSKIYCGLMISLLCLDCVMAVSGIFTSGAEFVFLMFALIKLMIVICGITSLAFLPLTTPRRCRFEQYLRRLITNSKGINFNFVRKKSRKGFIVICLLYVPIVTFTVIGDQKLDLDLTCCKPWSEWFGFRVIAQLSTIIGSAVWLLSMYFFYLTCRILVECFDGLYKRMSSLPPLSADFPSLKMEHHKLCEVVELADKMLSPLLLGVVALYIPMLCISFYNSVIFREDLKLMALAADISWCFIAAGVLAIVLFFGSKVSEKIHSFQKILQTLPVSTAEEAKVLLFLLDLQGEPKGLSIGGLLVITKSTSLAIAGMIVSYFTVLLSLPR, from the exons ATGTCCTCTCAAGTATCACCTAGAAACATGGCGTCTGAGTCACTCCATTCTCGCCAAAACAAAGCAGATACGTTCGTCGTTTCAATCCCTGACGACGCAAATGGCAACCAGCtggttttaaagaaattgaacGAAATATACAGCCCTGCGCTAAAGTTGTTGAAGCTTTTCGGGGCGTACTATGGACAAACCAATTTAAAACATTTGGAATGCATGCCAACCAGTCGGCgtggaaaacaaatattttcgaAGATATATTGTGGTCTGATGATATCCCTTTTATGCTTAGACTGCGTTATGGCTGTCTCTGGGATTTTTACTTCAGGGGCAGAATTTGTCTTTTTGATGTTTGCTCTTATAAAACTTATGATAGTTATCTGTGGAATAACCTCATTAGCGTTCCTTCCTTTAACTACTCCCAGAAGATGTCGATTCGAACAATACCTTCGTCGCCTAATCACAAACAGCAAAGgtatcaattttaattttgtgaggAAAAAGTCGAGAAAAGGCTTCATAGTTATCTGTTTACTTTATGTACCAATTGTTACGTTTACCGTTATCGGTGATCAAAAGTTGGACCTTGACCTTACTTGTTGTAAGCCTTGGAGTGAGTGGTTTGGCTTTCGAGTGATTGCGCAGTTGTCTACAATTATTGGCAGTGCAGTGTGGTTGCTTTCGATGTATTTCTTCTATCTAACCTGTAGAATCCTAGTAGAATGTTTCGATGGGCTTTATAAGAGAATGTCATCATTACCTCCGCTCTCAGCAGACTTTCCATCTTTAAAAATGGAACATCACAAGTTATGCGAAGTAGTCGAACTTGCGGACAAGATGCTCTCCCCACTCCTTCTCGGGGTTGTGGCGTTGTACATCCCAATGCTGTGCATCAGTTTTTACAACTCTGTCATTTTCCGAGAGGATTTGAAGTTGATGGCCCTTGCTGCTGATATTTCCTGGTGCTTTATTGCAGCAGGCGTCTTAGCAATTGTCCTGTTCTTTGGATCTAAAGTCAGCGAAAAG attcacagttttcaaaagattttgcaAACGCTTCCCGTCTCGACAGCAGAGGAAGCAAAG GTATTGCTGTTTTTACTCGACCTTCAAGGAGAACCGAAAGGTTTATCAATCGGAGGATTGCTGGTCATAACTAAGTCCACATCCTTAGCG ATTGCTGGAATGATAGTCTCCTACTTCACAGTTCTTCTATCTTTGCCGCGTTGA
- the LOC131771394 gene encoding uncharacterized protein: MLSQVSITKEMSGSLHSRQKSVSSFVVSIPEDTTGNEQILKSLNELYSPVLKLLKLFGAYYGQTNLKHLECTPTSRQGRNICSKMYCGLMISLLCLNFVMAVSGIFASGAVFVFLMFTLGNLLIVICGITSLIVLPLAIGKKSRFQQYLLSLLENSRGINLNSVKKKSRKGFIVLCLLYVETVTFSIVSDQKLNFGLACCKPWNEWYGFRVIAQFSLFTGSAVWLLSMYFFYLTCRILLKCFDGLYKRMSSLPPLSANFTSLKMEHHRLCEVVELADKMLAPLLLGVVALYIPMLCISFYNSVIFREDMKLMALATTLSWCFVAAGILATVLFFGSKVNEKIHSFQSILQTMPVSTAEEAKVLLFLLDLQGEPKGLSIGGLLVITKSTSLAIAGVIVSYFAVLLSLPR; the protein is encoded by the exons atgcTGTCTCAAGTATCAATAACAAAGGAGATGTCGGGGTCCCTCCATTCTCGTCAAAAGAGTGTATCATCGTTCGTCGTTTCAATCCCTGAAGACACAACTGGCAACGAGCAGATTTTAAAGTCATTAAACGAATTATACAGCCCTGTGCTGAAGTTGTTGAAGCTTTTCGGAGCGTACTATGGACAAACCAATTTAAAACACTTGGAATGCACGCCGACCAGTCGACAAGGAAGGAATATATGCTCGAAAATGTATTGTGGTCTGATGATATCCCTTTTATGTTTAAACTTCGTTATGGCTGTCTCCGGGATTTTTGCTTCAGGGGCAGTATTCGTGTTTTTGATGTTTACTCTTGGCAACCTTTTAATAGTTATTTGTGGAATAACCTCATTGATTGTTCTTCCTCTGGCTATTGGCAAAAAGTCACGGTTCCAACAATATCTTCTGAGCTTATTAGAAAACAGCAGAGGTATTAATTTAAATTCAGTGAAGAAAAAGTCGAGAAAAGGCTTCATAGTTCTCTGTTTACTTTATGTGGAAACTGTTACGTTTTCTATTGTTAGTGATCAGAAATTGAACTTTGGCCTTGCTTGTTGTAAGCCTTGGAATGAGTGGTATGGCTTTCGAGTGATTGCGCAGTTCTCTTTATTTACTGGGAGTGCTGTTTGGTTACTTTCGATGTATTTCTTCTATCTAACCTGTAGAATCCTTCTAAAATGTTTTGATGGGCTTTATAAGAGAATGTCATCACTACCTCCGCTCTCAGCGAACTTTACATCTTTAAAAATGGAACATCACAGGTTATGCGAGGTGGTCGAACTTGCCGACAAGATGCTCGCTCCACTCCTTCTCGGAGTTGTGGCGTTATACATCCCAATGTTGTGCATCAGTTTTTACAACTCCGTCATTTTCCGAGAGGATATGAAGTTAATGGCCCTTGCTACCACTCTTTCCTGGTGTTTTGTTGCGGCAGGAATCTTAGCAACTGTCCTGTTCTTTGGATCTAAAGTCAACGAAAAG ATTCACAGTTTTCAGAGCATTTTGCAAACTATGCCCGTCTCTACAGCGGAGGAAGCTAAG gtattgttgtttttactcGACCTTCAAGGAGAACCGAAGGGTTTATCAATTGGAGGACTGCTTGTCATAACCAAGTCCACGTCCTTAGCG